In one window of Streptomyces griseus subsp. griseus DNA:
- a CDS encoding NAD-dependent epimerase/dehydratase family protein: MRIIGHGFLARSIRPLASSHPRVVAFAAGVSSGDGVAEDQFAREAALLYDTLGQCLRDGLRLVYFSTSSAGMYGPRHGAGREDGPVRPFSSYGRHKLAMEEVIRNSGADHLILRLAYPVGPGQRPHQFLPSLVAQVRRGRVRVHRGARRDLIDVRHAVSLLKSLLHEDVSRQVVNIASGWEAAVEDIVGHLEDRTGIVAERHTVDVPAEGPVSTERLHRLVPKAAELGFGPCYYRQVIDSYLAAVAPSSPA, from the coding sequence ATGCGCATCATCGGCCACGGTTTCCTGGCGCGCAGCATCCGTCCGCTCGCCAGCTCACACCCACGTGTCGTCGCCTTCGCGGCCGGCGTGTCCAGCGGCGACGGCGTCGCCGAGGACCAGTTCGCACGTGAGGCCGCCCTGTTGTACGACACGCTTGGCCAGTGCCTGCGCGACGGCCTGCGGCTCGTGTACTTCTCGACCTCGTCCGCCGGGATGTACGGGCCACGGCACGGTGCCGGGCGGGAGGACGGCCCAGTACGCCCCTTCTCTTCTTACGGCAGACACAAACTGGCCATGGAGGAGGTCATCAGGAACTCTGGCGCGGACCACCTGATCCTGCGTCTCGCCTATCCGGTCGGCCCGGGGCAGCGCCCACACCAGTTCCTGCCCTCGCTGGTCGCCCAGGTCCGGCGGGGCCGCGTCCGGGTCCACCGGGGAGCGCGTCGCGATCTGATCGACGTCCGCCATGCCGTGTCCCTGCTCAAGAGCCTCCTCCATGAAGACGTCTCGCGGCAGGTGGTCAACATCGCCTCCGGCTGGGAGGCGGCCGTGGAGGACATCGTCGGCCACCTCGAAGACCGCACCGGCATCGTGGCCGAGCGCCACACCGTCGACGTACCCGCGGAGGGGCCCGTATCCACCGAGCGGCTGCACAGGCTCGTCCCGAAGGCGGCGGAGCTGGGCTTCGGACCCTGCTACTACCGCCAGGTCATCGACTCCTATCTGGCAGCCGTCGCGCCTTCGAGTCCGGCTTGA
- a CDS encoding Gfo/Idh/MocA family protein translates to MGPRLRVGVLGCASIARRKMLPALASNPSVRLVAVASRTGEKATMFAAPYGCDAVTGYEELLQRTDVDAVYIPLPAALRATWIARALEAGKHVLGEKPLTTTAADARDLVALGGRRGLLLMESFMFLHHSVHRRVTELVAAGRIGEPRSFTAEFTIPPLPADDIRNRPGLGGGALLDLGVYTVRAAQYFCGPGLSVAGAVLMSDPPVAGAPPATGRGVDRAGAALLTSDRTTAQLTFGIAHAYQCRYRICGSEGLLSLDRAFTPPPNLRPVVRIEDKDGTEERALEADDHFANIVTAFAGTALGGGDLTGHGEQILRQADLVERIRRAGAPAPRAA, encoded by the coding sequence GTGGGCCCGAGGCTGAGGGTCGGCGTACTCGGCTGCGCCTCCATCGCCCGCCGCAAGATGCTGCCCGCCCTGGCGTCGAACCCGTCGGTCCGACTGGTGGCGGTGGCCAGCCGCACCGGCGAGAAGGCGACCATGTTCGCGGCTCCCTACGGGTGCGATGCGGTCACGGGCTACGAGGAACTGCTGCAGCGCACCGACGTCGACGCCGTGTACATCCCGCTGCCCGCCGCACTGCGGGCCACCTGGATCGCGCGCGCTCTGGAAGCCGGCAAACACGTCCTCGGAGAGAAACCCCTCACCACGACCGCCGCCGACGCCCGGGACTTGGTGGCCCTCGGCGGACGGCGGGGACTGCTGCTGATGGAGAGCTTCATGTTCCTCCACCACTCCGTCCACCGGCGCGTCACCGAACTCGTCGCCGCCGGACGCATCGGCGAACCACGCTCGTTCACCGCCGAGTTCACCATCCCGCCGCTTCCCGCCGATGACATCCGCAACCGTCCTGGCCTCGGCGGCGGCGCCCTGCTCGACCTGGGCGTCTACACCGTCCGGGCGGCGCAGTACTTCTGCGGCCCCGGCCTGTCCGTGGCGGGCGCGGTGCTCATGAGCGACCCGCCCGTGGCAGGCGCGCCCCCGGCCACCGGCCGCGGGGTCGACCGGGCGGGGGCGGCGCTGCTGACCTCGGACCGGACCACCGCCCAGCTGACCTTCGGCATAGCCCACGCCTACCAGTGCCGTTACCGCATCTGCGGCAGCGAGGGCCTCCTCTCACTGGACCGGGCGTTCACCCCGCCGCCCAACCTGCGGCCCGTGGTGCGCATCGAGGACAAGGACGGCACCGAGGAACGGGCACTCGAGGCCGACGACCACTTCGCCAACATCGTCACGGCCTTCGCCGGCACCGCCCTGGGCGGCGGTGACCTCACCGGGCATGGGGAGCAGATCCTCCGCCAGGCCGACCTGGTGGAGCGCATCCGACGGGCGGGTGCTCCCGCCCCCCGCGCCGCATAG
- a CDS encoding NDP-hexose 2,3-dehydratase family protein: protein MAQAATRTARDRAVHRYGPRLAHSAQAGDRAGGIPGWLDERRRSGTFEVRRIPFGEMVKWRIDPDTGNLVHDSGRFFSIEGLTVRADSGTTWSQPIINQPETGVLGILVKEIDGVLRFLMQAKMEPGNIGLFQLGPTVQATRSNYTGVHRGRPTPYIEYFVGERRGEVLTDVLQSEQGDSFLRKRNRNMVVEITEDIEVRDDYRWLTLGEIHQLLAVDNLVNMDARTVLSSLPFPPGDEDAAPHSDTEILSWLTGIKTRHEREVVTSPLARIEDWRRTPAEIARSDGRHLRVLAVSVQAGNREVTNWTQPLLAAQRQGIAAFIVRRTAGEPQVLVQGLTQPGTFDVAEMAPTVQCVTDGWHDLPEKPPYLDYVLAVPDDRVHYSALLSEEGGRFYRRDNRYLVVEADETLGGDPPDAYRWLGFSQLKRFTGYSNHVDVEARTLIACLQSLWGKEPLWARG from the coding sequence ATGGCTCAGGCAGCGACACGGACGGCCCGGGACCGGGCCGTCCACCGGTACGGTCCCCGGCTGGCCCATTCGGCCCAGGCCGGCGACCGAGCCGGCGGGATACCCGGCTGGCTCGACGAACGCCGGCGGTCCGGCACGTTCGAGGTCCGGCGCATCCCCTTCGGCGAGATGGTGAAATGGCGGATCGACCCGGACACCGGGAACCTGGTGCACGACAGCGGACGCTTCTTCTCGATCGAGGGCCTGACGGTCCGTGCGGACTCCGGCACCACATGGTCCCAGCCGATCATCAACCAGCCCGAGACCGGGGTGCTCGGCATCCTCGTCAAGGAGATCGACGGTGTCCTGCGGTTCCTGATGCAGGCCAAGATGGAGCCCGGGAACATCGGCCTGTTCCAGCTCGGCCCCACCGTCCAGGCCACGCGCAGCAACTACACCGGAGTGCACCGGGGGCGGCCCACCCCCTACATCGAGTACTTCGTGGGGGAGCGGCGCGGCGAGGTGCTCACGGACGTGCTCCAGTCCGAACAGGGCGACAGCTTCCTGCGCAAGCGCAACCGCAACATGGTCGTGGAGATCACCGAGGACATCGAGGTCCGCGACGACTACCGCTGGCTCACCCTGGGCGAGATCCATCAGCTCCTCGCGGTGGACAACCTCGTCAACATGGACGCCCGCACGGTTCTGTCGTCGCTGCCGTTCCCCCCGGGGGACGAGGACGCGGCTCCGCACAGCGACACCGAGATCCTGAGCTGGCTCACCGGGATCAAGACCCGCCACGAACGGGAGGTCGTCACCTCGCCGCTCGCCCGGATCGAGGACTGGCGGCGCACACCGGCGGAGATCGCCCGCAGCGACGGCCGCCACCTGCGGGTGCTCGCCGTCTCCGTACAGGCGGGAAACCGCGAGGTGACCAACTGGACACAGCCGTTGCTGGCCGCCCAGCGCCAGGGCATTGCCGCATTCATCGTCCGGCGTACCGCGGGCGAGCCGCAGGTCCTCGTCCAGGGACTCACCCAGCCCGGCACCTTCGACGTCGCCGAGATGGCGCCGACCGTGCAGTGCGTCACGGACGGCTGGCACGATCTGCCGGAGAAGCCGCCCTACCTGGACTACGTGCTCGCCGTACCCGACGACCGTGTGCACTACTCGGCGCTGCTGTCCGAGGAGGGCGGCAGGTTCTACCGGCGCGACAACCGCTATCTCGTCGTCGAGGCCGACGAGACCCTCGGCGGTGACCCGCCCGACGCCTACCGGTGGCTGGGGTTCTCCCAGCTCAAGCGGTTCACCGGTTACAGCAATCACGTGGACGTGGAGGCGCGCACCCTGATCGCCTGCCTCCAGTCCCTCTGGGGCAAGGAGCCGCTGTGGGCCCGAGGCTGA
- a CDS encoding acyl carrier protein, whose product MMTAEDLKRIMREGAGQDEGVDLDGDIADVPFTDLGYDSLALLETVSRVEREFGGPIADEIVGAAKTPGEFLHLVNLGMSGAS is encoded by the coding sequence ATGATGACTGCGGAAGACCTGAAGAGGATCATGCGTGAGGGGGCTGGCCAGGACGAGGGCGTCGATCTGGACGGTGACATCGCCGACGTGCCCTTCACCGACCTCGGGTACGACTCGCTCGCCTTGCTGGAGACGGTGAGCAGGGTGGAGCGCGAGTTCGGGGGGCCGATCGCCGACGAGATCGTCGGCGCCGCGAAGACACCGGGCGAGTTCCTGCACCTCGTCAACCTGGGCATGTCGGGGGCGAGCTGA
- a CDS encoding SDR family oxidoreductase, producing MAGGTRGTGFAVARTLMRRGCHVFLNYAHDEGGAKEAVTALRGEGLPGTATALRSDITRPDALPRLLHGIRQHHDRLDFFVHSAVSFHPMDAADPAPEAMATDLTAALAPLVYGVRPLVRAMAGGPGRVVVVSSTGAQRVVPRYVGAGIAKAALEAQVRYLAVELAPAGITVNGVSTAKLDKGPRSGDPALMRALAARTPAGRLTTPDDIAAVVALLCSDDARWIHGQVITADGGLTLRA from the coding sequence GTGGCCGGCGGTACCCGGGGCACAGGGTTCGCCGTCGCCCGTACGCTGATGCGCCGCGGCTGCCACGTGTTCCTCAACTACGCGCACGACGAGGGCGGGGCGAAGGAAGCGGTGACCGCGCTCCGGGGTGAGGGGCTGCCCGGGACCGCCACGGCGCTCCGGAGCGACATCACCCGGCCCGACGCCCTGCCCCGGCTGCTGCACGGGATCCGGCAGCACCACGACCGCCTCGACTTCTTCGTGCACAGCGCCGTCTCGTTCCATCCGATGGACGCGGCGGATCCGGCGCCCGAGGCCATGGCCACGGACCTGACGGCGGCGCTGGCCCCTCTGGTGTACGGCGTCCGGCCGCTCGTCCGGGCCATGGCGGGCGGGCCAGGGCGCGTGGTGGTCGTGTCCAGCACCGGCGCCCAGCGCGTGGTCCCCCGTTACGTCGGCGCCGGGATCGCCAAGGCCGCGCTGGAGGCTCAGGTCCGCTATCTGGCCGTGGAGCTCGCCCCCGCGGGTATCACCGTCAACGGCGTGTCCACCGCGAAACTCGACAAGGGCCCGCGCAGCGGCGACCCCGCCCTGATGCGGGCGCTCGCCGCGCGGACCCCGGCGGGACGGCTGACCACCCCGGACGACATAGCCGCCGTGGTGGCGTTGCTCTGCTCCGACGACGCCCGGTGGATCCACGGCCAGGTGATCACGGCCGACGGCGGTCTGACTCTGCGCGCGTGA
- a CDS encoding cyclase family protein → MRIIDLSTPIDASAWEPEPVEHHVMSAADGAKHMSEEMRTHFGVEFDPSVLPGGELLSIDTLSLTTHTGTHIDAPSHYGSTATYGDGRPRHIDELPLEWFHGPGVVLDLTGAGTGAVDAAFVRRQLERIGHVVSAGEIVLLRTGASRLSGTPAYFTDFTGLDGSATHYLLDHGVRVIGTDAFSLDAPFRHMIEHYQRTGEAGALWPAHFAGRDREYCQIERLANLESLPAPTGFDVSCFPVKIAGAGAGWARAVALVP, encoded by the coding sequence ATGCGGATCATCGACCTCTCCACCCCGATCGACGCCTCGGCCTGGGAGCCCGAGCCCGTCGAGCACCATGTGATGAGCGCCGCCGACGGCGCCAAGCACATGAGCGAGGAGATGCGCACGCACTTCGGTGTGGAGTTCGACCCCTCGGTACTGCCCGGCGGGGAGTTGCTGTCGATCGACACGCTGAGCCTCACCACCCACACCGGCACGCACATCGACGCGCCCTCGCACTACGGCTCAACGGCGACCTACGGCGACGGACGGCCCCGCCACATCGACGAGCTGCCACTGGAGTGGTTCCACGGCCCCGGGGTGGTCCTGGACCTGACCGGGGCAGGTACCGGTGCGGTGGATGCGGCGTTCGTCCGCCGTCAGCTGGAACGGATCGGCCACGTCGTGAGCGCGGGCGAGATCGTGCTGCTCCGCACCGGCGCGTCCAGGCTCTCCGGCACCCCTGCCTACTTCACGGACTTCACCGGCCTGGACGGGTCGGCCACCCACTACCTCCTGGACCACGGAGTGCGGGTGATCGGCACGGACGCGTTCAGCCTGGACGCACCCTTCCGCCACATGATCGAGCACTACCAGCGGACCGGCGAAGCCGGTGCCCTCTGGCCCGCCCACTTCGCGGGCCGTGACCGGGAGTACTGCCAGATAGAACGCCTCGCCAACCTGGAGTCACTCCCGGCTCCCACCGGCTTCGACGTGAGCTGCTTCCCCGTGAAGATCGCGGGGGCGGGCGCGGGCTGGGCCCGGGCCGTGGCACTGGTGCCCTGA
- a CDS encoding FGGY family carbohydrate kinase, translating into MGIVAGLDSSSAFTHIVVCDADSGAVLREGYAAHPVEAKAAEVDPQAWLLSLGEAASGGLLEGVQAIGVSAQQHGLVPLDRQGNLVRPALLGNDRRAQVAAADLVDALGGRQAWAEAVGAVPQASQPVAKLRWLARTEPENTQRVAAVLQPHDWLVWQLLGRPARRTTDRGAASGTGYWSAGSAAYRPDLVELALGHPAALPEVLGPADSAGTTPEGLLISAGTGETMAAAFGLGVAVGDAVVSLGASGSVMAVHHEALADPSGMITSFADATGMHLPVVHVSNAVRALRGTAEMLGLEGLEELSALALESTPGASGLVLLPYLEGERTPQLPHTAGTLSGMRRESMKPEHLARAAFEGMLCSLADALDVLRGRGVEVRRVFLLGAAAELPAVQALAPAVFGTQVVVPQPAQYAALGAARQAAWALGVSQGTLDPRTPPAWQGAAAQVLEPGDELAVGRAVRQQYEATRDQIHPGAFGGSQ; encoded by the coding sequence ATGGGCATAGTCGCGGGGCTGGACAGTTCTTCCGCCTTCACTCACATCGTCGTCTGCGACGCGGACTCGGGCGCCGTGCTCCGGGAGGGGTACGCCGCCCACCCGGTCGAGGCCAAGGCCGCCGAGGTCGATCCGCAGGCCTGGCTGCTCTCCCTCGGTGAGGCGGCCTCCGGCGGGCTGCTCGAAGGTGTGCAGGCCATCGGTGTCTCGGCCCAGCAGCACGGGCTCGTGCCGCTGGACCGGCAGGGCAACCTCGTCCGTCCCGCACTGCTCGGCAACGACCGGCGGGCCCAGGTGGCCGCGGCCGATCTCGTCGATGCGCTGGGCGGCCGGCAGGCGTGGGCCGAGGCGGTCGGGGCCGTACCGCAGGCCTCGCAGCCCGTGGCGAAGCTGCGGTGGCTGGCGCGGACCGAGCCGGAGAACACCCAGCGGGTCGCCGCCGTGCTCCAGCCGCACGACTGGCTCGTGTGGCAGCTGCTCGGCCGGCCCGCCCGGCGGACCACGGACCGGGGCGCCGCGTCGGGCACCGGTTACTGGTCGGCCGGGTCCGCCGCCTACCGGCCCGATCTGGTCGAACTGGCCCTCGGCCACCCCGCCGCCCTGCCCGAGGTGCTCGGTCCCGCCGACTCCGCCGGGACCACTCCCGAGGGGCTCCTGATCTCCGCCGGGACCGGCGAGACCATGGCCGCGGCCTTCGGGCTCGGGGTCGCGGTGGGTGACGCGGTGGTGTCGCTGGGGGCCTCCGGGTCCGTGATGGCGGTGCACCACGAGGCGCTCGCCGACCCGAGCGGGATGATCACCTCGTTCGCCGACGCCACCGGGATGCATCTGCCGGTGGTCCATGTCTCCAATGCCGTACGCGCGTTGCGCGGCACCGCCGAGATGCTCGGCCTGGAGGGGCTGGAGGAGCTTTCGGCCCTGGCGCTGGAGTCGACGCCCGGCGCCTCCGGGCTCGTACTGCTCCCGTATCTGGAGGGCGAGCGCACCCCGCAGCTCCCGCACACCGCCGGCACCCTCAGCGGGATGCGGCGTGAATCGATGAAGCCGGAGCACCTGGCGCGGGCCGCGTTCGAGGGGATGCTCTGCTCGCTGGCCGACGCCCTGGACGTGCTGCGCGGGCGGGGGGTGGAGGTGCGGCGGGTGTTCCTGCTCGGTGCCGCCGCCGAGCTGCCCGCCGTACAGGCGCTGGCTCCGGCGGTGTTCGGCACGCAGGTCGTCGTACCGCAGCCCGCCCAGTACGCGGCGCTCGGCGCGGCCCGGCAGGCGGCCTGGGCGCTCGGGGTCTCGCAGGGCACCCTCGACCCGCGCACTCCCCCGGCCTGGCAGGGCGCGGCCGCCCAGGTGCTGGAGCCGGGTGACGAACTGGCGGTCGGGCGGGCGGTGCGCCAGCAGTACGAGGCGACTCGGGATCAGATCCATCCCGGGGCCTTCGGAGGCAGCCAGTAG
- a CDS encoding ABC transporter ATP-binding protein, with protein sequence MLIKLLRAHLGPYKKPIALLVLLQLLQTCATLYLPSLNADIIDNGVVKGDTGYILEFGGLMIAVSVLQVLCNVGAVFFGARTASALGRDVRGAVFDRVQSFSARELGRFGAPSLITRTTNDVQQVQMLVLMAFTLMVSAPIMCVGGIIMALGQDVPLSAVLLAVVPVLGISVSIIVAKMRPLFRTMQERLDTVNRVLREQITGNRVIRAFVRDPYEEKRFRGANTELTDVSLATGRLMALMFPTVMTVVNLSSVAVVWFGAHRIDSGGMQIGALTAFLAYLMQIVMAVMMATFMFMMVPRAEVCAERIQEVLDTDSSVVPPTAPVTELRRHGHLEVRGAEFRYPGAEEPVLRAVDLVARPGETTAIIGSTGSGKSTLLGLVPRLFDVTDGVVLVDGEDVRTLDPVLLAKTVSLVPQRPYLFSGTVATNLRYGNPDATDEELWHALEVAQAKGFVEGLEHGLDAPIAQGGTNVSGGQRQRLSIARTLVQRPEIYLFDDSFSALDYATDAALRAALARETAGATVVIVAQRVSTIRDADRILVLDEGRVVGSGTHHELMDGNETYREIVLSQLTEAEAV encoded by the coding sequence GTGCTCATAAAACTCCTGCGGGCCCATCTGGGCCCGTACAAGAAACCCATCGCGCTGCTGGTCCTTCTCCAGCTGCTCCAGACCTGCGCCACTCTGTATCTGCCCAGCCTGAACGCCGACATCATCGACAACGGTGTCGTGAAGGGCGATACCGGCTACATCCTGGAGTTCGGCGGTCTCATGATCGCCGTCAGCGTGCTCCAGGTGCTCTGCAATGTCGGTGCCGTCTTCTTCGGGGCCCGGACCGCCTCGGCGCTCGGGCGGGATGTGCGGGGCGCGGTCTTCGACCGGGTGCAGTCGTTCTCGGCCCGGGAGCTCGGGCGGTTCGGGGCGCCCTCGCTGATCACCCGGACCACCAATGACGTCCAGCAGGTCCAGATGCTGGTGCTGATGGCGTTCACCCTGATGGTGTCGGCGCCGATCATGTGTGTCGGCGGCATCATCATGGCGCTCGGCCAGGATGTCCCGCTCTCGGCGGTCCTGCTGGCCGTGGTGCCGGTGCTCGGGATCTCGGTGAGCATCATCGTGGCGAAGATGCGGCCGCTGTTCCGGACGATGCAGGAGCGGCTGGACACGGTGAACCGGGTGCTGCGCGAGCAGATCACCGGCAACCGGGTGATCCGGGCCTTCGTCCGCGACCCTTACGAGGAGAAGCGGTTCCGGGGGGCCAACACCGAGCTGACCGATGTGTCGCTGGCGACCGGGCGGCTGATGGCGTTGATGTTCCCGACCGTGATGACGGTGGTCAACCTGTCGTCCGTCGCCGTGGTGTGGTTCGGCGCTCACCGCATCGACAGCGGCGGGATGCAGATCGGTGCGCTGACCGCGTTCCTCGCCTATCTGATGCAGATCGTGATGGCCGTGATGATGGCCACCTTCATGTTCATGATGGTGCCGCGCGCCGAGGTGTGCGCCGAGCGCATCCAGGAGGTGCTGGACACCGATTCGAGCGTCGTGCCGCCCACCGCGCCCGTCACCGAACTGCGCCGGCACGGGCATCTGGAGGTGCGGGGCGCGGAGTTCCGCTACCCGGGGGCCGAGGAGCCGGTCCTGCGGGCCGTGGATCTGGTGGCCCGGCCCGGTGAGACCACCGCGATCATCGGGTCGACGGGGAGCGGGAAGTCCACGCTGCTCGGTCTCGTACCCCGGCTGTTCGATGTGACGGACGGCGTGGTGCTGGTCGACGGCGAGGACGTGCGGACACTGGACCCGGTGCTGCTGGCGAAGACGGTGAGCCTGGTGCCCCAGAGGCCGTACCTCTTCTCGGGGACGGTCGCGACGAACCTGCGCTACGGGAACCCGGACGCCACCGACGAGGAGCTGTGGCACGCGCTGGAGGTGGCACAGGCCAAGGGGTTCGTGGAAGGGCTTGAGCACGGACTCGACGCGCCCATCGCGCAGGGCGGCACCAATGTGTCGGGCGGTCAGCGGCAGCGGCTCTCCATCGCCCGGACGCTGGTGCAGCGGCCGGAGATCTATCTCTTCGACGACTCGTTCTCGGCGCTGGACTACGCGACGGATGCCGCGCTGCGGGCCGCGCTGGCCCGCGAGACGGCTGGGGCGACCGTGGTGATCGTGGCGCAGCGCGTCTCCACCATCCGCGACGCCGACCGGATCCTGGTGCTGGACGAGGGGCGGGTCGTGGGCAGCGGGACCCATCACGAGCTGATGGACGGCAATGAAACCTACCGGGAGATCGTGCTCTCCCAGCTGACGGAAGCGGAGGCCGTGTGA